In Sphingobacterium sp. SYP-B4668, the sequence AATTTAGAAAAGGTAATCGATACGGCCATTTCCCTTCGTTTTCGGTGGGATGGAATATGAAAGAGGAAGCATTCATGCAAAGCATCAGCATGCTTAATCAGCTGAAGCTAAGAGGGGGCTATGGTGTACTCGGCAATCAAGAAATCAGCAATTACATGTATACCAGCGTAGTTACATCAAACATCAATTACCCAGATGGGAATGGTGGAGTGTACAATGGCGCCTTCCCAAAAGACTTTGCCAATCCGAACATCCGCTGGGAAGAAACGGCAATGACCAACATCGGAGTCGATGTCGCCAGCTTCAACAATCGCTTGACCTTGACCGCCGATTGGTACCTTAAGAATACCAAAGATATTTTACTCACCGTCCCTATTCCCATCTCTACCGGCGGAGCCAACGATCCAGTGGTAAATGCAGGTAGGATACGCAATAAAGGATTCGAATTCACTGCCAATTGGAGTGATCGACCTTCCAATGACTTTGGCTATGGCATCACGTTGACTGGTAACTTTGTGACCAATCGGGTCGTAGCACTGGGTGAGGCCGATCAAATCATCAATGGCGGTGCCAATCGCACCAACGTGACCACCACCAGAACCCTAGCAAACTATCCCATCGGTGGCTTTTGGCTCATTCCTACACAAGGCCTATTCCAAACTATAGACGAAGTCAATGCTTACAATCAGAATGGCAGTCTCATACAGCCCAATGCCAAACCGGGTGATGTCAAGTTTAGCGATACCAATGGCGATGGTAAAATCACAGATGATGATCGCGTCTATATGGGCAGCCCCCTACCGACAACCTCACTCGGCCTGAATTTCAATGCCAACTATAAGCAATTCGATTTATTGGTAGGTATGCAAGGTGTCATGGGCAACAAGATATACAACGCTACCCGCCTAGAGCTTGAGGGAGTAAATAAGGGAACCAACTACCTCAGGAGCGCATTGGACTACTGGACCGAAGACAATCGCAATGCATCCGCGCCCCGTTTGGTATGGGACGACCCCAATCAGAATAATCGTCCACAGTCCGACCGTTACCTCGAGGATGGATCCTTCTTCCGTGTGCGCAATATCCAACTTGGATACACCTTTCCGGCCCATATCTTAAAAAACAAATTACAACGTTTAAAAATATACACCAGTATCGAGAATCCATTTACCATCACGGGATATTCGGGCTACACCCCCGACATAGATGGAGGTGGTGATTTGACCTCAAGGGGATTCGACAGTTTTGTTTACCCGACCAACAGAATAGTGATGTTTGGTGTCAATCTTTCATTTTAACAGCATAAACCATGAGACTATATACAATATTAACTTCATCTCTGATTGCACTGCTATTCATGAGCTGTGAGAATAAACTAGATTTGACCAACCCCAATAGTGTGACAAGTGAAACTTTCTGGAAAACCGAAACTGATTTTAAACTTGCTATTGCATCATGCTATACCCCATTAAAGAATTGGAACGGGGGTTACTATGGTACCCGAGGGCTGATGACGCGCATCTCCCGAGCCGATGACATCGAGTTCAGGAATGACATCAATGAAATATATGCCATGCATCGTTTCACCAATGACTCCTACAATGCTGTAGCACAAAACATCTTTTATCAATTTTACAATGCCATCTATAGGGCCAATTCCATTCTCACCGAATTGGACAATGCTAACTTATCTGATGATTTCAAGAATATGGTACGTGGAGAGGCCTTGTTCATCCGAGGTATGTATTTCTTTCAACTCGCTAAAGAATTTGGTGATGTGCCTTTGCGCCTTAGCCCGTCTCAGGATCCCACTACGTTTCCACTAGCCAAATCTTCCCAAGCAGATGTTTACGCCCAAGCGGCAAAAGACTTTATAGCTGCAGCTGATATCCTCCCCCTGACTAACGACAAAGGGAAGCCCACCAAGGGTACCTCCTACGCCTATCTAGGCAAATTATATGTCTATACCGAACAATGGCAAGAGGCCAAGAAAGTGCTTGAACCACTCACCAAAGCTCCTTATACCTATAGACTTGTCGATGATTACGCATGGAATTTTGATGAACTGCACGAACACAATAGTGAGAGTATTTTTGAAATATTGTATGAACCTGTGGGCGGAACCAATCAATGGGACAATGGCGAGACGGCCAATTCAGCCCAATCGACCACCATCGCTGTTGAGTATGCAGCCGGTAGCGTAGGGGGATGGTTTGAAGCCCAACCTACCAAAAAGATGATGAATATCTTTTGGAAAGAAAAGGCAGCCAATGGCGACTTCGATTACCGAGCCAAGACTTCCGTTGCATGGGATTACCCTGGCTGTATGTACTATCAAAGACCTATACAACAGGTGCTCAATGCAACCGAAATCAAGCAGTATTGGATCTTGAAGTCGCAAAATTCTGCCACGCGCACCGAAGAGGTCGAGTCCCTTCCTTCTTACATTAATGAGCGCGCTATGCGTTTTGCAGACGTACTCTTACTGCTGGCAGAGTGTGAATTGGAGAGCGGTACAGCTTCCGATGCCATTCCCTATATCGATCAGATCAGAACACGAGGAGGTAACCTGCTACCTTACGCCGGCCCCAATACCGCAATAGCGATCAAAAATGAGCTCATGCATCAGCGCGCTATCGAGTTTTTCAAAGAAGGAGAGCGCTTTTATGACCTACGTCGTTGGGGATTATTGGAGACTGAACTTAAGAATCAGGACCCTATACGATTTGCCAATTTTAATAAAAGACACTACTACCTACCTATTCCGGCCAAAGAGATCCAGACAAATCCATTAATTACCCAAAATAATGATTGGAAATAATATGACGCCCTTCAATAGTAACAAAAATCATATCCATTTAGCCTTCCTAAGCTTGCTGCTAACACTTTGCGTGCACACCAGCACACTGGCTCAATTAGCCTCTCTTGAAGTGTACCAAGAGCTACCAGATCCCCATTCTAGGAATCTAGCTACTTGGAGTAATGTCACTTCTGGTGCCCATAGTGGTTTTGTATCTACCAACCAGCATTTTGATCGATCCTCTGCCCCAAGTCAGCATGATGTACAGTCACAGTGGTCCAAGACTGCTTGGCGAGGAGAACGTGTACACACCCAAGGGATTATCTATACCACTCGTCGACTGAACGATATACAACTAATAGTCAGCGACCTACAAAAAGACCAACACGCTCATATTTCCAAAGAGCATGTTAAAGCCAACTTTGTACGGTATGTCATGGCGGATGATCCCAAAGGACTCAAACAAGGCTGCGCAATCAGCGTTAAGTTGGATACGGCATTACATGCAGATATGATCGACCCTATTTCTAGCCTCTCCATGGAAGACTCTACCAGTCGCCCCCTCTGGCTAAGTGTAGATGTACCCCGTCATACCCCTCCAGGTATTTATTCAGGCACATTGACTATCAAAGCCGAGAACTACTCCCGTCAGCATCCCTTTACCATTACGGTACTGGCCCACACCCTACCCGAGGTTCAAGATTGGACGTTTCAACTTGATCTTTGGCAAAATCCCTATAGCGATGCTCGTGTATACGGTGTACCTTTATGGTCCAATGAACATTTCCAAGCGATGAGGGCCAGCTACCAGATGCTGCGTGATGCTGGTCAGAAGGTCATTACGACCACTTTAATTCACGATCCATGGAGCTCGCAGACCTATGACGTATACGGAGGAATGATCAAATGGATTAAACAAAAAGACGGTTCGTGGACTTATGACTACCGCATATTCGACAAGTGGGTGCAGTTCATGATGGATATTGGCATAGATCAACAAATCAGCGCCTACAGCATGATCCCCTGGACGCTCAAATTCCAATACTACGATGAAGTCTCTGGCCAGGATCAAATGTTCGAAGCCAAACCCGATAGCCAGGCATACGCCACATATTGGGGTAGTATGTTGCGTGACTTCGCTCGTCATCTCAAGTCCAAGGGATGGTTTGACATCACCACCATTGCAATGGATGAACGCCCTGAGAAAGATATGCAAGCTGCGATTAAGGTCATCAGGGACGCCGATTCGGCATTTCGAATTTCAATGGCCGGTAATTATCACGAAGAGTTACAGGCCGATTTGGTAGATTATAGTGTTGCCTCTACGCAGACCATCTCCTCTGAAGTCTTGCAGTCCAGAAAAGAGAAAGGCTACATTACCAAGTTTTATACTTCCTGTACCGAAATCTTTCCCAACACCTATACGTCATCCGATTATGCCGAACTCAACTGGATGGCTTGGCACGCCCTTCATAAGCATTATGATGGATACCTTCGATGGGATTACAACAATTGGAACCGAGATCCATTCAAAGATTCACGCTTTGGTCCTTTTCCAGCCGGGGATACCTATTTCGTTTATCCTGGAGCACGCAGTTCGATACGCTTCGAGCGCTTGCGTGAAGGCATCCAGGATTTTGAAAAAGTGACCTTTCTGCGACGCCAATTCAAAGCCAATGGCCATCTAGAAGACCTTAAAAAGCTAGAAGATGTTATCCAAGCTTTCACCATACAGTCTTTAAACGGCAAGAATGCTCATATTGCACTAGAAAAAGCGCAAGCCATTCTCAATAGCTTGTAGCGATACAAAAACATCAAACACTGGTAGCCGCCCTCAACAGGCGGCTATTTTCTTTCCGCCTCTCTGTACAGATCAAGTGTATAGAGTAGCATGTCGCATATTCCATAATACTCCAGTTGGAAGACAAACGCTCCTCGACGTGCATCATAATCTTGATGGTCCAAAAGTTTTCCCTTAGTTTTGGAGCTAAAGACCACACAATGAAAGAGATTATGGCACTTTCGGATAAGATAGTAACCCTCAAAAGGAATGAATTCTTGAAAACCAGCGGAAGTGTAGATACAAATGTATATTATATCGAAAGCGGCAGTTTGCGCATATCCATATTCAATGATGACAGCGAGCAAACCATACGGTTGGGATACAAGGGCAATCTCATTGTTGCCTTGGATTCATTTATCACAGGAGCACCTTCCCACCTCGCTATTCAAGCCCTAAAGAAAAGCAGTATTCGAGTCATCTCCAAATATCAGATTAATGCTTTTTTACAGACCGAATCCAATAGAATCCTATGGTCAACACTATTAGAAAGCCTCATTGTCCAACAGTTCGAGCGCGAAATCGATCTATTGACAGAGTCTCCGCTACAACGCTATAAAAGGGTACTACAAAGAAGTCCGCAATTGTTTCAAGAGATACCCAACAAACACATTGCCAACTATCTACGTATGAGCCCGGAGACCCTATCTAGGTTAAAAAAATCTTGATTTCAATCAAGGATTATCATCCCGCTCTTTTGTTTTTTTGTATAAACAAAAGATGATATGCAAACGGAAATGTTAACCCACACACTCACTGGACAGACACACGATATTCTCTCCCAGGTTCAAAAAATCAAATTATTGCATAACGACCTACTGACGTGGCGGGCGAATAAAGATTCTTGGAATATTCTGGAATGTTTAGAACATCTCAATCGATATGGGAACTATTATCTGCCCGCCATAGAGCAGAAAATACTCTCCTCCTCTAGCCAACATGATCCCATTTTCAAAAGTGGTTTACTAGGAGGCTATTTTGCAAAAAGTATGCTACCTAAGAAAAAACTCAATAAGATGAAAACCTTTTCTGATAAAAATCCCTTACATGCGCCCCTAGAGGTGACGGTGATTGACAGGTTCATGGCCCAACAAATCCAATTATTGGACCTATTAGACAAATCGAAGCACGTCAGTTGGAACAAAGTAAAAATAGAAACCTCTATTTCGAGGTTCATCAAGTTGAAGTTAGGCGATACCTTTCAGTTTTACATAAACCACATGCTAAGACATATGCAACAGATTGAAAATATACAGGTCAAATACCTATCTTAAATACGTCATTCATTATTTTCGCTCCTTTTCTTCACCTTACGATTCCCGTGATTTGACAGGGGGTACTTTGAGGTTTGCAAATCGTCCCTGAGTACTGCTGTCCAAGACAGCTATAGGCGATATTAAGTCTTCGAGCAACATAATCCGAGATATGACAGCTCTACAATCCCAAAAGTATTCTAAAACCTGCCCGGAGAATAGCAATACGCAATGTCAAAAAACCTGTCCCAAAATAAAGACCGCTTCGTGCTCACTTACCCCGTCGAGTACCGCTTGGTTGACACATATTGCTCTGAGTCATATTCAGTCTTAATAATATCATACAATTCGCTGTATGGCCTTTATGGATAAAGGTCGGTCGTGCAAAGCAGGCAGCAGCATGAAAATAAACGAAAGGAGGGACTAAGAATAATAAATACCCAAATCTCTATTTATTTTCACATTCGTTTAATCGAAAAAAACGATTGGGCATTACAAAAAAATGCTCCTCGCCTAACGAGGGCTGTTGAAGCTCTTTCGATAGATTAGTTAATTCATTTTCAATTCACTATATTTAAACCACCTGAGCACGCTTAAGATAAAAAAATACCGAAAACCTATACCCTACATGTGATGGAAGCTTCAGATTGCCAACTTTTTGACTCGGTACAGCAAGACTATCAGCTGGCTTTAAAAAAGCTGATGGAGCGATATTGGCGGCCCTTTTTTTTGATGGTCGAATCCACTACACAAGACCAATATGCCAGTGAAGATATCGTCCAAGAGGTATTGATCAATATTTGGCGCAAACGGAAGCAGATTACCATTCAACTTTCTAAAAAGGTATATCTATTTGCTTGCGGGCGATATCAGCTTTTCAACAAAATTCAAAAACGAAAAGCTCCCGAGGTCGACCCTTCTGGAGGAGATAATACCGTCGCCACTGACCTCCTCAATAGCGTCCGTAAGCTCGCCTTTAGCGATCCTGCCAAACTTGTGGTCCACACTACACTCAGCAATATCTATAAGGAGCGTCGGTTTGAATTTGCGTGGGAGTTATTCAGTAGACAGGATATGATTCGCTTCGGGACTTTCTTGGAAGCCATCCCTGGTCCTGTAGGCAGAAGGGCTATTCCCGCAACTCGGCTACTGTATCCTATCCCACGAACTTCATTAGATGCCAATCCCGAATTAGATCAAAATCCCGGTTACCAATAAATTGATAAGAAAATAAGTAAAAATCCATGAAAAAAACAATCATTTGTACATCCCTCGTAGTAGGGATTCTATCATTAGCTGCTATCCCTAGGGTTATCAAAACAGACAACTCATTGCCAAATGTCCAATCCAGCAAAGGGCCGTGGCAAGATTTGATTGCTGGCAACTCACTTCAACAATGGCATTGTTATCTAGAAGCTAGCGAAATCGGTTGGACGGTACAAAATGGTATCCTCTCCACCCCTGGAAATAAAGGTGACATCGTGACCAACAAGGAGTATCACAACTTTGAACTAGAACTTGAGTGGAAGATTGAGAAACAAGGCAATAGTGGCATCTTTATATATGTCGTGGAGCACCCTGACAACAAATACATATATCAAACTGGTCCTGAATTTCAAATCATAGACAATTTGAACTATCCATTTCAGCTTACCGAACAACAAAAAACCGGAGCACTTTCGGATGTCATATCACCAAAGAATGCCATCCCCAAGCCCGTCGGTCAGTGGAACAAGGTACGGATTGTCGCGCATGACAATAAAGTCCAGCATTGGCTCAACAATAAACTGATTTTAAACTATACTATTGGTTCTGATGAGTTGGCTACACATATTTCAGCCAGCAAATTTGCGAATCTTCCCTATGCCAAGACCAATAAGGGGCGTATCGGACTTCAAGATCATGGTGATCCCGTATACTACCGGAATATCCGTATCCGAGAAATCAATTAAAAAACATTATCATGAAAGACAATTAAAGAAGAGAATTTATAAAACAAGCGATTGTATTAACAGGATTCACCATTGTTTCCAATACCGTTTTGGGTAAAAAATTTGGCCATACCGCACCAAGTGACAAAGTGAATATTGCTGGTATAGGGATAGGAGGTGTTGGACGTAGAAATCTGGCTAATATGCAGACCGAAAATATCGTAGCACTTTGTGATGTCGATTGAAAATATGCATCTCGGACTTTTATTGGCGCGCCATGTTCGATCAGATGGGAAACAGTACTGATGCCCGAAGTTGATGTTTACTGGTACGATGGCGGGCTACTCCCCGACCGTCCGAAAGAACTGACACCAGGGATGATGATGGGCGATGAGAATGGTGGCATCATATTCATCGGTAAAAAAGGAAAAATAATGACCGGTGGCAATGGGATGAATGCGACCTTACTACCTGTCGAGAGCATGAAGCATTTCCAAAAACCCAAAGCTTGGCTCCATCGAATCAAAGGTGGCAATGGTGATAATTGGACATCCAATGCGGATGAACAGGACTGGATACGAGCAGCTAAAGAATCAAAAGAAAACCGAACAGAAACCAGCTCTAATTTTGCCTTTTCCGGACCATTTAATGAGATGGTAGTCATGGGAGTTCTCGCTGTACGGCTACAGGGCCCGAATAGATCCCTGTTGTGGGACGGAGACAATATGCGCTTTACCAATATTTCGCCAAATGATGATAAAAGGTGTTTTCGTACTGACCACGCACCTTAAAGGGGTCAGTATGGCACCTCTATATAAAATCTACTTCTCGCTTTACCACTATTACTCTCCAACAGAATGCGACAGTGGACAGCATCGCTTATTTTTTGCATCTTTGTCATAGACATTAACTTAATAAATGGAAAATACAACACATCCCAATATCATTATAGAGACGGAGCGGCTAATTTTAAGGGAAATCCTGCCTACTGATGTAGACGGCATGTTTGAGTTGGACTCCGATCCCGACGTCCATCTTTATCTGGGCAATCAGCCGGTCCATCATCAAAGTGAAATTAAGGATGTAATCGAATTTATTCGGCGACAATATGTTGACAATGGAATTGGTCGTTGGGCGATTATAGAAAAAAAAACCAATGCTTTCGTGGGTTGGGCTGGGCTCAAATATATCACCGAGCAGACCAACCATCACATCCATTACTATGACCTTGGGTACAGGCTTATCAAAAGATATTGGGGTCAGGGGATTGCACCAGAAGCAGCCAAAAGCGTATTGGATTATGCCTTCGATAAGATGGAGCTGACCGAAGTCTATGCTATGGCAGACTGTAACAATGACGGCTCCAATCATATCCTGCAAAAACTAGGTTTTCAATTAATAGAACGCTTTGATGATGAGGGAGTAGCGCACAACTGGTACCGGATCATCAAGCAACAGAGGCCGTGACAGTAGACCACAAGATACACCTCAAACGTGTGGCAATCTGCCCTCAGGTCCGCTAAAAAAAATTGGAAACTAAAACAGATTTTAGTTTCCAACCCAACTACTACTTATCGTGTGGTGTAGCCACCATTTGCAAAAATCGTCTGCCCAGTGACCCACCATCCGTCCGTTACTAAAAATTCAACCAGTGGTGCGATATCTTCAATTTTGGTCAATCCACCCAAAGCCGATGCCGACTTGTGATAGGCCACCGCCTCATCACTTTCTTGCCCGTAAAAGAAAGGGGTATCCATGGGACCAGGTGCCACTGCAGTTACCGATATTCCA encodes:
- a CDS encoding GNAT family N-acetyltransferase, encoding MENTTHPNIIIETERLILREILPTDVDGMFELDSDPDVHLYLGNQPVHHQSEIKDVIEFIRRQYVDNGIGRWAIIEKKTNAFVGWAGLKYITEQTNHHIHYYDLGYRLIKRYWGQGIAPEAAKSVLDYAFDKMELTEVYAMADCNNDGSNHILQKLGFQLIERFDDEGVAHNWYRIIKQQRP
- a CDS encoding 3-keto-disaccharide hydrolase, coding for MKKTIICTSLVVGILSLAAIPRVIKTDNSLPNVQSSKGPWQDLIAGNSLQQWHCYLEASEIGWTVQNGILSTPGNKGDIVTNKEYHNFELELEWKIEKQGNSGIFIYVVEHPDNKYIYQTGPEFQIIDNLNYPFQLTEQQKTGALSDVISPKNAIPKPVGQWNKVRIVAHDNKVQHWLNNKLILNYTIGSDELATHISASKFANLPYAKTNKGRIGLQDHGDPVYYRNIRIREIN
- a CDS encoding DinB family protein encodes the protein MQTEMLTHTLTGQTHDILSQVQKIKLLHNDLLTWRANKDSWNILECLEHLNRYGNYYLPAIEQKILSSSSQHDPIFKSGLLGGYFAKSMLPKKKLNKMKTFSDKNPLHAPLEVTVIDRFMAQQIQLLDLLDKSKHVSWNKVKIETSISRFIKLKLGDTFQFYINHMLRHMQQIENIQVKYLS
- a CDS encoding Crp/Fnr family transcriptional regulator, whose protein sequence is MKEIMALSDKIVTLKRNEFLKTSGSVDTNVYYIESGSLRISIFNDDSEQTIRLGYKGNLIVALDSFITGAPSHLAIQALKKSSIRVISKYQINAFLQTESNRILWSTLLESLIVQQFEREIDLLTESPLQRYKRVLQRSPQLFQEIPNKHIANYLRMSPETLSRLKKS
- a CDS encoding DUF4091 domain-containing protein; its protein translation is MIGNNMTPFNSNKNHIHLAFLSLLLTLCVHTSTLAQLASLEVYQELPDPHSRNLATWSNVTSGAHSGFVSTNQHFDRSSAPSQHDVQSQWSKTAWRGERVHTQGIIYTTRRLNDIQLIVSDLQKDQHAHISKEHVKANFVRYVMADDPKGLKQGCAISVKLDTALHADMIDPISSLSMEDSTSRPLWLSVDVPRHTPPGIYSGTLTIKAENYSRQHPFTITVLAHTLPEVQDWTFQLDLWQNPYSDARVYGVPLWSNEHFQAMRASYQMLRDAGQKVITTTLIHDPWSSQTYDVYGGMIKWIKQKDGSWTYDYRIFDKWVQFMMDIGIDQQISAYSMIPWTLKFQYYDEVSGQDQMFEAKPDSQAYATYWGSMLRDFARHLKSKGWFDITTIAMDERPEKDMQAAIKVIRDADSAFRISMAGNYHEELQADLVDYSVASTQTISSEVLQSRKEKGYITKFYTSCTEIFPNTYTSSDYAELNWMAWHALHKHYDGYLRWDYNNWNRDPFKDSRFGPFPAGDTYFVYPGARSSIRFERLREGIQDFEKVTFLRRQFKANGHLEDLKKLEDVIQAFTIQSLNGKNAHIALEKAQAILNSL
- a CDS encoding RagB/SusD family nutrient uptake outer membrane protein, with the protein product MRLYTILTSSLIALLFMSCENKLDLTNPNSVTSETFWKTETDFKLAIASCYTPLKNWNGGYYGTRGLMTRISRADDIEFRNDINEIYAMHRFTNDSYNAVAQNIFYQFYNAIYRANSILTELDNANLSDDFKNMVRGEALFIRGMYFFQLAKEFGDVPLRLSPSQDPTTFPLAKSSQADVYAQAAKDFIAAADILPLTNDKGKPTKGTSYAYLGKLYVYTEQWQEAKKVLEPLTKAPYTYRLVDDYAWNFDELHEHNSESIFEILYEPVGGTNQWDNGETANSAQSTTIAVEYAAGSVGGWFEAQPTKKMMNIFWKEKAANGDFDYRAKTSVAWDYPGCMYYQRPIQQVLNATEIKQYWILKSQNSATRTEEVESLPSYINERAMRFADVLLLLAECELESGTASDAIPYIDQIRTRGGNLLPYAGPNTAIAIKNELMHQRAIEFFKEGERFYDLRRWGLLETELKNQDPIRFANFNKRHYYLPIPAKEIQTNPLITQNNDWK
- a CDS encoding RagB/SusD family nutrient uptake outer membrane protein; this translates as MEASDCQLFDSVQQDYQLALKKLMERYWRPFFLMVESTTQDQYASEDIVQEVLINIWRKRKQITIQLSKKVYLFACGRYQLFNKIQKRKAPEVDPSGGDNTVATDLLNSVRKLAFSDPAKLVVHTTLSNIYKERRFEFAWELFSRQDMIRFGTFLEAIPGPVGRRAIPATRLLYPIPRTSLDANPELDQNPGYQ